The Oceanidesulfovibrio indonesiensis genome contains a region encoding:
- a CDS encoding TraB/GumN family protein — MRFTPSSPEVRRSITFLLRLCACLLLVTACGGEDPPDNRLMLWKATLPEGNGTAYLLGSIHEAPPDLYPLDKGYMEAFDAADRIAVEIDIAGTDTAVVTRQAQELSTLPEGVALSEVIGPDLWQSLRTRLEELGLSHVNLDRLNRLQPLPVAFMLLTQSLSSVQEERGLGIEAFFLKRAQEEGMPIDELEGLLYQMELFASVPLEQQTRYLAMILEQGQQKLGESYLSLADAWREGDLDAVAELVRIERASDPALEPFYATILEGRNPGMTDKVAEFIHQGYVSLVLVGAAHLHGEFGMLELLKNRGFRVERMPALGRPDS, encoded by the coding sequence ATGCGGTTCACGCCCTCTTCCCCCGAGGTGCGGCGAAGTATCACGTTCCTTCTCCGCCTGTGCGCCTGTCTGTTGCTGGTCACCGCCTGCGGCGGCGAGGATCCGCCGGACAACAGACTCATGCTCTGGAAGGCCACCCTTCCGGAAGGCAACGGCACGGCCTATCTGCTGGGCTCCATCCATGAAGCGCCGCCAGACCTCTACCCGCTGGACAAAGGGTACATGGAGGCGTTCGACGCCGCGGACCGCATCGCGGTGGAGATCGACATCGCCGGGACCGACACCGCAGTCGTAACCAGACAGGCGCAAGAGCTCTCCACACTGCCGGAAGGCGTCGCCCTCAGCGAGGTGATCGGCCCGGACCTGTGGCAATCGCTCCGCACCAGACTCGAAGAACTCGGACTCTCCCATGTCAATCTGGACCGCCTGAACAGATTGCAGCCCCTGCCCGTAGCGTTCATGCTGCTTACGCAATCGCTCTCCAGCGTGCAGGAGGAACGGGGCCTGGGCATCGAGGCGTTTTTTCTGAAACGCGCCCAGGAAGAAGGCATGCCCATAGACGAGTTGGAGGGCCTGCTCTATCAAATGGAGCTTTTCGCCTCCGTTCCGCTGGAGCAACAGACGCGCTACCTGGCGATGATCCTGGAGCAAGGCCAGCAAAAGCTCGGCGAGAGCTATCTTTCACTGGCCGATGCATGGCGGGAAGGCGACCTGGATGCCGTGGCGGAACTCGTTCGCATCGAACGCGCGTCCGATCCGGCGCTGGAGCCTTTCTACGCCACCATCCTGGAGGGCCGCAACCCGGGCATGACGGACAAGGTTGCGGAGTTCATCCACCAGGGCTACGTTTCCCTTGTCCTGGTCGGAGCCGCCCATCTGCACGGTGAATTCGGCATGCTGGAACTCCTGAAGAACAGGGGCTTTCGCGTTGAACGCATGCCCGCGTTGGGCCGCCCGGACTCTTAA
- a CDS encoding cyclic nucleotide-binding domain-containing protein: protein MHSIRDIANMFDETKWGKDFTRPEVEAIARFMSLHNYVQGQIIFKQGERQSYMAFIVEGRVDILKESLDDLEQIVVTLNPRTHFGEMAFVDDEPRSASAIARDDVTLLVLSVDNFERIVEQYPAIAIKMLRNIARMISQRLRMTTGKLVYTRV, encoded by the coding sequence GTGCACTCCATCCGAGACATCGCCAACATGTTCGACGAGACGAAGTGGGGCAAGGATTTCACCAGGCCCGAGGTGGAAGCCATCGCCCGCTTCATGTCCCTCCACAACTACGTTCAGGGCCAGATAATCTTCAAGCAGGGCGAGCGCCAGAGCTACATGGCCTTCATCGTGGAAGGCCGGGTGGACATCCTCAAGGAGAGCCTCGACGACCTCGAACAGATCGTGGTCACCCTCAACCCACGCACCCATTTCGGGGAAATGGCCTTCGTGGACGACGAACCCCGCTCCGCATCGGCCATCGCCAGGGATGACGTGACCCTGCTTGTGCTTTCCGTGGACAACTTCGAACGCATCGTGGAGCAGTACCCGGCCATTGCCATCAAAATGCTGCGCAACATCGCGCGGATGATCAGCCAGCGATTGCGCATGACCACGGGCAAGCTCGTCTACACGCGCGTCTAG
- a CDS encoding lysophospholipid acyltransferase family protein, translated as MTLIRTIWFYLLLIPATVIFCLIAIIGGGVFKSRAVCKWVERNWSAFSLWVAGVRVDADLSALPEKAPVVFIANHQSDFDTFLLFAVLSRFPLIFVAKKSLFRIPLLGPAMLAAGHVPINRENSREAMKAMNVAAERTTEGFCPVVFPEGTRQRDLTRLGEFKTGGAILAIKTGSPIAPLVMYGPGLALPAGRFMLGKSRRVTVRALPPIEPGAYTLKQRDQLSNDLHDMMSAVYNDLASKHTGDA; from the coding sequence ATGACACTCATCCGAACGATCTGGTTTTACTTACTCCTCATCCCGGCCACCGTGATATTCTGCCTCATCGCAATCATCGGCGGGGGGGTATTCAAGAGCCGCGCCGTCTGCAAATGGGTGGAGCGCAACTGGAGTGCGTTTTCCCTGTGGGTCGCCGGCGTCCGCGTTGATGCGGATCTGAGTGCCCTGCCCGAAAAAGCCCCCGTGGTCTTTATTGCCAACCACCAGAGCGACTTCGACACTTTCCTGCTCTTTGCAGTGCTCTCACGCTTTCCACTAATCTTCGTGGCCAAGAAGAGCTTGTTCCGCATCCCGTTGCTCGGCCCGGCCATGCTGGCGGCAGGTCACGTGCCCATCAACCGGGAGAACAGCCGCGAGGCAATGAAGGCCATGAACGTGGCGGCGGAACGCACCACCGAAGGGTTCTGCCCGGTTGTTTTCCCGGAAGGCACGCGCCAGCGCGACCTCACCCGACTGGGCGAGTTCAAGACAGGCGGAGCCATCCTGGCCATCAAGACCGGCTCGCCCATCGCCCCGCTGGTGATGTACGGCCCGGGGCTGGCGCTCCCGGCCGGCCGGTTCATGCTCGGCAAAAGCCGCCGTGTGACCGTCCGCGCCCTGCCCCCCATCGAGCCGGGCGCCTACACCCTCAAGCAGCGCGATCAACTGAGCAACGACCTGCACGACATGATGAGCGCGGTCTACAATGACCTCGCCTCCAAACATACCGGAGACGCATGA
- the fusA gene encoding elongation factor G — protein MAKSLETQRTYALIGTGGTGKTSLAEMLLFQSKAISRLGKIEEGSTTLDYEPEETKRGGSVQPAFANFDWKGGSHYLIDVPGDNNFVGDMAYMLTAADAVVFTVDAVDGVRPLAKKFWNQVRDAGLPALVFVNKMDRDRADFANAMEGLTSILGIKPVMLGLPIGGQSEFTGIVDVLDNTAWIFGEDGAVTKGDIPADMAEEVQTLRETTIENIAESDEELMEVYFEEGQLSPEDIRKGLHKGVLNGEVVPIIAGSSLENKGGQRLLDAIADLFPSPLERAPWTGADGAERASSPDEKVAAFAFKTLADPFAGQVTLFRVLSGTFNPDTSYANPRKSESERVGQLIHITGKTHTPSKEAVGPGAIIGVSKLKSTTTGDTLTAEKDSFMLTPPEIQPTLITYALAPKEKGDEDKVYQAMQKLQVEDTTLALSRDEETGDVLLSGMGQLHIETAVERAKRRYKVDIVLKTPKVPYRETIRGKADVQGRHKKQSGGRGQFGDCFIRMEPTGRGEGYVFEDAIVGGSIPRQYIPAVDKGIQEAAQRGYLAGCPVVDFKVTLYDGSYHSVDSSEMAFKVAGSIAFKKAMETAQPVLLEPIMLVTVSVPDGYMGDVIGDLSSRRGKVLGSDSQSGITEIKAHVPMSEILRYAPDLRSMTGGQGTFAMEFDHYEEAPPHVADKVIEESKAETD, from the coding sequence ATGGCCAAATCCTTGGAAACTCAGAGAACCTACGCTCTGATCGGCACGGGAGGAACCGGCAAGACGTCCCTTGCCGAAATGCTGCTCTTCCAGTCGAAAGCCATCAGCAGACTCGGAAAAATCGAGGAAGGGTCCACCACACTCGATTACGAGCCAGAAGAGACCAAGCGCGGCGGCTCCGTGCAACCCGCCTTCGCGAACTTCGACTGGAAAGGGGGGAGCCATTACCTGATCGATGTCCCCGGCGACAACAACTTCGTAGGCGACATGGCCTACATGCTCACGGCCGCGGATGCCGTGGTCTTTACCGTGGACGCCGTGGACGGCGTCCGTCCCCTGGCCAAGAAATTCTGGAATCAGGTCCGCGACGCCGGCCTGCCCGCTCTGGTTTTCGTCAACAAGATGGACCGCGACCGCGCCGATTTCGCCAACGCGATGGAAGGCCTCACTTCCATCCTCGGCATCAAGCCTGTCATGCTCGGCCTGCCGATCGGCGGCCAGTCCGAGTTCACGGGCATCGTGGACGTCCTCGACAACACCGCCTGGATTTTCGGCGAAGACGGCGCTGTAACCAAAGGTGATATTCCTGCGGACATGGCCGAGGAAGTTCAGACCCTGCGCGAAACCACCATCGAGAACATCGCCGAAAGCGACGAAGAACTCATGGAGGTGTACTTCGAGGAAGGCCAGCTCTCCCCGGAAGACATCCGCAAAGGGCTGCACAAAGGCGTCCTCAACGGCGAGGTCGTGCCCATCATCGCCGGCAGCTCGCTGGAAAACAAAGGCGGCCAACGGCTGCTGGACGCCATAGCCGACCTTTTCCCCAGCCCGTTGGAACGCGCCCCCTGGACCGGCGCCGACGGCGCCGAGCGCGCCTCCTCCCCGGACGAAAAAGTCGCGGCCTTCGCATTCAAGACCCTGGCCGACCCATTTGCCGGACAGGTCACCCTCTTCCGCGTGCTTTCCGGCACCTTCAATCCGGATACATCCTACGCCAACCCGCGCAAAAGCGAGTCCGAGCGGGTGGGCCAGCTGATCCACATAACAGGCAAAACCCACACTCCGAGCAAGGAAGCCGTGGGGCCCGGCGCCATCATCGGCGTGTCCAAACTCAAGTCGACAACCACGGGCGACACACTTACGGCGGAGAAGGATTCCTTCATGCTCACACCGCCGGAGATTCAGCCCACGCTCATAACCTACGCCCTCGCTCCCAAGGAAAAAGGCGACGAGGACAAGGTCTATCAGGCCATGCAGAAGCTCCAGGTGGAGGATACCACCCTCGCCCTGTCACGCGACGAGGAGACTGGCGACGTACTCCTTTCCGGCATGGGCCAGTTGCACATCGAAACCGCCGTGGAGCGAGCCAAGCGCCGCTACAAGGTGGACATCGTGCTGAAGACGCCCAAGGTCCCCTACCGCGAGACCATCCGCGGCAAGGCCGACGTCCAGGGCCGGCACAAGAAGCAGTCCGGTGGGCGCGGCCAGTTCGGCGACTGCTTCATCCGCATGGAGCCCACGGGCCGCGGCGAAGGCTACGTTTTCGAGGACGCCATCGTGGGCGGCTCCATTCCGCGCCAGTATATCCCCGCCGTGGACAAGGGCATCCAGGAAGCGGCCCAGCGCGGCTACCTGGCCGGCTGCCCGGTGGTGGACTTCAAAGTCACCCTGTACGACGGCTCCTACCACTCGGTGGACTCTTCCGAGATGGCCTTCAAGGTCGCCGGCTCCATCGCCTTCAAGAAAGCCATGGAAACGGCACAGCCCGTGCTGCTGGAACCCATCATGCTCGTCACGGTATCCGTGCCGGACGGTTACATGGGCGACGTCATAGGCGACCTTTCCAGCCGCCGCGGCAAGGTGCTCGGCTCGGACTCACAGTCAGGCATCACCGAAATCAAGGCCCACGTGCCCATGAGCGAGATACTGCGCTATGCTCCGGACCTGCGCTCCATGACCGGCGGCCAGGGTACCTTCGCCATGGAGTTCGACCATTACGAAGAAGCGCCGCCCCACGTGGCCGACAAAGTCATCGAGGAGAGCAAGGCCGAAACCGACTAG
- the tsf gene encoding translation elongation factor Ts, whose translation MAITAQMVKELREKTGAGMMDCKKALQEADGDEQKAIEELRKKGLSKAAKKAGRSTSEGLIALEQKGDKTAALVELLCETDFVARNDMFQDTLKAMAESVVAAPPACGADHGVVHQPTDECWLNHDVGGGKSVADKVKDLIAVLGENMQAGRYARIEVEGAGIIGSYLHMNSKIGVIVELKCLKAESADHEEFQALAKDVAMQIAAASPVCVASAEVPQDLLDRERAIFRDQALTEGKPENVVEKIVEGRVNKYFKEICLLDQPFIKDDKKSVSQLIKEVSKTVNDTIEIGRFARLQVGEDAE comes from the coding sequence ATGGCTATCACCGCTCAAATGGTCAAGGAGCTCCGAGAGAAGACCGGAGCCGGGATGATGGACTGCAAGAAAGCCCTCCAGGAGGCCGACGGCGACGAACAGAAAGCCATCGAGGAACTCCGGAAAAAGGGTCTTTCCAAGGCTGCCAAGAAGGCCGGCCGCTCCACCAGCGAAGGCCTCATCGCCCTTGAGCAGAAAGGCGACAAGACCGCCGCGCTCGTGGAACTGCTCTGCGAGACAGACTTCGTCGCCCGCAACGACATGTTCCAGGACACCCTCAAGGCCATGGCCGAGTCCGTTGTGGCAGCTCCGCCCGCATGCGGCGCCGATCACGGCGTGGTGCATCAGCCCACGGACGAATGCTGGCTGAACCACGATGTCGGCGGCGGCAAGAGCGTGGCCGACAAGGTCAAGGACCTCATTGCAGTGCTCGGCGAGAACATGCAGGCCGGCCGTTACGCCCGCATCGAGGTCGAAGGCGCCGGCATCATCGGCAGCTACCTGCACATGAACTCCAAGATCGGCGTCATCGTCGAACTCAAGTGCCTCAAGGCGGAATCCGCAGACCACGAGGAGTTCCAGGCTCTGGCCAAGGACGTGGCCATGCAGATCGCCGCGGCCAGCCCGGTGTGCGTCGCTTCCGCCGAGGTGCCGCAGGACCTGCTCGACCGCGAGCGCGCAATCTTCCGCGACCAGGCCCTTACCGAAGGCAAGCCCGAAAACGTGGTGGAGAAGATTGTCGAGGGTCGCGTGAACAAGTACTTCAAGGAGATCTGCCTGCTCGATCAGCCTTTCATCAAGGACGACAAGAAGTCCGTGAGCCAGTTGATCAAAGAGGTCTCCAAGACTGTCAACGACACCATAGAAATCGGACGCTTCGCCCGACTCCAGGTCGGCGAGGACGCGGAGTAA
- a CDS encoding SDR family NAD(P)-dependent oxidoreductase → MSVPVNKTVILTGASRGIGRAVARALSDQGVRLVINSRGEDTLRETAEVCPGEVRMVPGDAASASIVLKMVDEAQDMGDFAGFIHAAGVLNPGPLLSEIAEDAFREVMDASLTAAYQLVRHAVPVLEESVRVGGNRGIAVFFGSGAAEITQPGIAAYCIAKAAEEHLMRQLAAESEAVYTFAYRPGVVETRMQKQARNAEGGGAPTLRKTFRSWKEQGRLIEPEESARGLLQFLERADKLHGRSIRIGESV, encoded by the coding sequence ATGAGTGTACCCGTGAATAAAACCGTGATCCTGACAGGCGCCTCCCGCGGCATCGGTCGCGCCGTGGCCCGCGCGCTTTCCGACCAGGGCGTCCGCCTGGTCATCAACTCCCGCGGCGAGGACACGTTGCGCGAGACAGCCGAGGTCTGCCCCGGGGAAGTGCGCATGGTGCCCGGCGACGCCGCCTCGGCCTCCATCGTACTAAAGATGGTGGACGAAGCGCAGGACATGGGCGACTTCGCCGGGTTCATCCACGCAGCTGGCGTGCTCAATCCCGGCCCCCTGCTCAGCGAGATCGCGGAGGACGCCTTCCGAGAGGTCATGGACGCCAGCCTCACGGCCGCATACCAACTCGTTCGCCACGCCGTGCCCGTACTGGAAGAATCTGTCCGGGTGGGTGGAAACCGCGGCATCGCCGTGTTCTTCGGCTCCGGCGCTGCCGAGATAACGCAACCGGGCATCGCCGCTTACTGCATCGCCAAGGCCGCGGAGGAACACCTCATGCGCCAACTCGCCGCGGAGAGCGAGGCCGTCTACACCTTCGCCTACCGGCCCGGCGTGGTGGAGACGCGCATGCAGAAGCAGGCCCGCAACGCCGAAGGCGGCGGCGCGCCCACATTGCGCAAGACCTTCCGGAGTTGGAAAGAGCAAGGCCGGCTCATCGAACCGGAGGAGTCCGCCCGCGGGCTGCTGCAATTCCTCGAACGCGCGGACAAGCTTCACGGCCGGTCCATCCGCATAGGCGAGTCGGTGTGA
- a CDS encoding ribonuclease J → MNSTSPVTLTPLGGLGEIGMNCMTFASKDHMIVVDCGLMFPDDYMLGIDVVIPRFDHIIANKEKLRGIVLTHAHEDHIGALPWLLPYVDAPVYGSTFTLALVENKLREHDLDRFVELREVKANDRVEMGDMAVNFFPVCHSIIQGFGLGIETPAGRIVHTGDFKIDTNPLHGNFTDIDSFREFSREGALLMLSDSTNVEREGHSPNEREIMSALSEIFKDARGRIIITLFSSHLQRMQEVFDLAWQTGRKVAVSGRSIMSNIETARRLGYLSIAEGVYVDMDKLVDLPDEECVLLVTGSQGEPLSALTRIASGEHRQLKIKRGDLVILSSRFIPGNVRAITRVINNLYRLGAEVLYERIASIHASGHAFKEELRLMLETVRPKFFVPVHGEYRHLVKHSRLAQTCGVATERCLTLENGQPVTFQPDGTVRFEDNAPVDKIYVDGKGVGDVGATVIKERQLLGGEGLVIVVMVVDGENWEILVGPNVESKGFVFEQHYSHLLDDAKCIVLDIFENTPPGDETKLKERIRSSLRRFFRKILERDPVVVPLVVVI, encoded by the coding sequence ATGAATTCCACCAGCCCCGTCACGCTCACCCCCTTGGGAGGACTGGGCGAAATAGGCATGAACTGCATGACCTTCGCAAGCAAGGACCACATGATCGTGGTGGATTGCGGCCTGATGTTCCCCGACGACTACATGCTGGGCATCGACGTGGTCATCCCACGGTTCGACCATATCATCGCGAACAAGGAAAAGCTCCGCGGCATCGTGCTCACCCACGCGCACGAGGACCACATCGGAGCGCTGCCGTGGCTGCTGCCCTATGTGGACGCCCCGGTGTACGGCTCCACCTTCACCCTCGCTCTGGTGGAAAACAAACTGCGCGAGCACGACCTGGACCGCTTCGTGGAACTGCGTGAAGTAAAAGCCAACGACCGCGTGGAGATGGGCGACATGGCCGTGAACTTCTTTCCGGTCTGCCACTCCATCATCCAGGGGTTCGGCCTGGGGATAGAAACCCCGGCCGGCCGCATCGTGCATACCGGCGATTTCAAGATCGACACCAATCCGCTGCACGGCAACTTCACGGACATAGACTCCTTCCGCGAATTCTCGCGCGAGGGCGCGCTGCTGATGCTCTCCGATTCCACCAACGTGGAGCGCGAAGGCCACTCCCCCAACGAACGGGAAATCATGTCCGCCCTGTCCGAGATATTCAAGGACGCCAGGGGCCGAATCATCATCACCCTGTTCTCCAGCCACCTCCAGCGCATGCAGGAGGTGTTCGACCTCGCCTGGCAGACCGGCCGCAAGGTCGCGGTGAGCGGTCGCTCCATCATGTCCAACATCGAGACCGCCCGCCGGCTGGGATACCTGTCCATAGCCGAGGGCGTTTACGTGGACATGGACAAGCTCGTGGACTTGCCTGACGAAGAGTGCGTGTTGCTGGTCACCGGTTCCCAGGGCGAGCCCCTCTCCGCCCTCACGCGCATCGCCTCCGGCGAGCACCGCCAACTCAAGATCAAGCGCGGCGACCTCGTCATCCTGTCCTCACGGTTCATCCCGGGCAACGTCCGAGCCATCACCCGGGTCATAAACAACCTCTACAGACTCGGCGCCGAAGTGCTCTACGAACGCATCGCCTCCATCCACGCCTCGGGCCACGCCTTCAAGGAAGAGTTGCGGCTCATGCTGGAGACGGTGCGGCCCAAGTTCTTCGTGCCCGTGCACGGCGAGTATCGCCATCTGGTCAAGCATTCGCGCCTCGCACAGACATGTGGGGTGGCTACTGAACGCTGCCTGACTCTGGAGAACGGCCAACCCGTCACCTTCCAACCCGACGGCACCGTGCGCTTCGAGGACAATGCGCCCGTGGACAAAATCTACGTGGACGGCAAGGGCGTGGGCGACGTGGGCGCAACTGTGATCAAGGAACGCCAGCTCCTGGGCGGGGAAGGACTGGTCATAGTGGTCATGGTGGTGGACGGCGAGAACTGGGAAATTCTCGTGGGCCCGAATGTGGAGTCCAAGGGTTTCGTGTTCGAGCAGCACTACTCACACCTGCTGGACGATGCCAAATGCATTGTGCTGGACATCTTCGAGAACACGCCCCCCGGCGACGAGACCAAGCTCAAGGAGCGCATCCGCTCCTCGCTACGGCGGTTCTTCCGAAAAATACTCGAACGTGATCCGGTGGTGGTGCCGCTGGTCGTGGTCATTTGA
- a CDS encoding insulinase family protein, with translation MSGVHAHGFALIQERELPEIRSRVRLYRHERTGARYLSLTNDDENKVFGVSFRTPPSDSTGVAHILEHSVLCGSRKYPIKEPFVELLKGSMKTFLNAFTFPDKTCYPVASTNLRDFYNLMDVYLDAVFFPRLTEAIFKQEGWHYEAESFDGPLSYKGVVYNEMRGAYSSPDSLLHEYTQRSVFPDTTYGLDSGGDPRVIPQLTFEQFMDFHRTYYHPSNAWFYAYGDDPEEERLARAAEYIDEFEAIEPGSDVPLQPKFGEPREITEYYAAGQDSESKAMVTVNWLLPETFPEGEKAGEVNLLFNMLEHLLIGLPASPLRKALIESGLGDDLAGVGLEADLRQMYFSTGLKGVDPDEAEEVQAVIEGVLRDIAENGAPKNAVEAAFNSVEFELREQNTGSFPRGLYIMVRTLSGWLYDKDPVEAIAFEDDLASLRKRLDAGEPVFENVIRTHFLDNTHRTRVTLLPDKSLAEKRLGEEAAELQAVQERLGREGMERVIEEAEELERLQAAPDSPEALATIPRLQLKDLDKENRIIPMEEKSHAGATILEHELDARGIVYLDLAFDLLAMPDEYVPFVTLFGRALLEMGTQRRDFVDLGMQIASRTGGIDAGSFTATIRDTGRPSAQFLLRGKATEDKAGDLADILREVLTEPNFSDRKRFKQIVLEEKARLEHRLVPAGHMVVANRLMARFSPAGLMDERMSGVSQLFFLRELSKKVDTNWDEVHACLEAMHDSLIRRKTALANVTAEAGGLAAFEPLLKEILDAVVEDCDVETTVPEWLRQFGETETGIPDTEGLAIPAQVNYVGKAMDLAALGYKYHGSANVASKYLRNGFLWDRIRVQGGAYGAFTMLDRMRGVLAFCSYRDPNLERTLEVYDESARHLAGLEMSEDARSKAIIGAISDIDAYMLPDAKGYASMARYLTGDTDELRQQMREEILNTTVEDMRRFGEVVVQGLSQAKISVLGDRNAIESFCVEQGVGTTKLL, from the coding sequence ATGTCTGGTGTCCACGCCCACGGCTTCGCCCTCATCCAGGAGCGGGAACTGCCCGAGATTCGCTCGCGCGTCCGTCTGTATCGCCACGAACGCACCGGCGCCCGCTATCTTTCGCTGACCAACGACGACGAGAACAAGGTCTTCGGGGTGAGCTTCCGCACGCCGCCGTCGGACTCCACAGGCGTGGCCCACATACTGGAGCACTCGGTGTTGTGCGGATCGAGGAAATATCCGATCAAGGAGCCGTTTGTGGAGTTGCTCAAAGGCTCCATGAAAACCTTCCTCAACGCCTTCACCTTCCCGGACAAGACCTGCTACCCCGTGGCGTCCACCAATCTGCGGGACTTTTACAACCTCATGGACGTGTACCTGGACGCCGTGTTTTTTCCCCGGCTCACGGAGGCGATATTCAAACAGGAGGGCTGGCACTACGAGGCCGAAAGTTTCGACGGTCCGCTTTCCTACAAGGGCGTGGTCTACAACGAGATGCGCGGGGCGTACTCTTCCCCGGACAGTCTGCTGCACGAGTACACCCAACGTTCCGTCTTTCCGGACACCACTTACGGACTGGACTCCGGCGGCGACCCCCGCGTCATTCCGCAACTCACCTTCGAACAGTTCATGGACTTCCACCGTACGTACTACCACCCGTCCAACGCATGGTTCTATGCGTATGGTGATGACCCGGAGGAGGAACGCCTGGCCAGAGCGGCCGAGTACATCGATGAGTTCGAGGCCATCGAGCCCGGCTCCGATGTGCCGTTGCAGCCGAAGTTCGGCGAGCCCAGAGAGATTACGGAATATTACGCGGCCGGACAGGATTCCGAATCCAAAGCCATGGTCACGGTGAACTGGCTGCTGCCCGAGACTTTCCCGGAAGGAGAGAAGGCCGGTGAGGTGAATCTGCTCTTCAACATGCTGGAGCACCTGCTCATCGGCCTGCCGGCCTCGCCCCTGCGCAAGGCGCTCATCGAATCCGGTCTGGGCGACGACCTGGCCGGCGTGGGGCTGGAGGCGGACCTGCGGCAGATGTACTTCTCCACCGGCCTCAAGGGCGTGGATCCGGACGAGGCTGAGGAGGTGCAGGCCGTCATCGAGGGCGTGCTCAGAGATATTGCGGAGAACGGCGCGCCGAAGAACGCGGTGGAGGCGGCCTTCAATTCCGTGGAATTCGAGCTGCGCGAGCAGAACACGGGCAGCTTCCCGCGCGGACTGTACATCATGGTGCGGACTCTTTCCGGCTGGCTGTACGACAAGGACCCGGTGGAGGCCATTGCCTTCGAGGACGATCTTGCCTCATTACGCAAACGTCTCGATGCGGGCGAACCAGTGTTCGAAAACGTCATCCGCACGCACTTTCTGGACAACACCCACCGTACGCGAGTGACCCTGCTGCCGGACAAGAGCCTGGCCGAAAAGCGGCTGGGCGAGGAAGCAGCGGAGCTGCAAGCCGTGCAGGAACGTCTGGGCAGGGAGGGCATGGAGCGAGTCATCGAAGAAGCGGAAGAGCTGGAGCGGTTGCAGGCCGCGCCGGACTCGCCGGAGGCGCTGGCTACCATCCCCCGGTTGCAGCTCAAGGATCTGGACAAGGAGAACCGCATCATTCCCATGGAGGAGAAGTCCCACGCCGGGGCCACCATCCTGGAGCACGAGCTGGACGCGCGAGGCATCGTCTACCTGGACCTCGCCTTCGATCTGCTCGCCATGCCGGACGAGTACGTGCCCTTTGTCACGCTGTTCGGCCGTGCGCTCCTGGAAATGGGCACCCAGCGCCGCGACTTCGTGGACCTCGGCATGCAGATCGCCTCGCGCACCGGCGGCATTGATGCCGGCTCCTTCACCGCCACCATCCGCGATACCGGCCGGCCCTCGGCGCAGTTCCTGCTGCGGGGCAAGGCCACCGAAGACAAAGCCGGCGATCTGGCGGACATTCTGCGCGAGGTGCTCACGGAGCCGAACTTCAGCGACCGGAAGCGGTTCAAGCAGATAGTGCTCGAAGAAAAAGCGCGGCTGGAACATCGGCTCGTGCCTGCCGGCCATATGGTCGTGGCCAACCGCCTGATGGCCCGCTTCAGCCCGGCCGGACTCATGGACGAGCGCATGTCCGGCGTGAGCCAGCTCTTCTTCCTGCGCGAGTTGTCCAAAAAAGTGGATACGAACTGGGATGAGGTTCATGCCTGTCTGGAGGCCATGCACGATAGCCTGATCCGTCGCAAGACCGCGCTGGCCAACGTGACGGCCGAAGCCGGCGGCCTGGCGGCGTTCGAGCCCCTGCTCAAGGAGATTCTGGATGCCGTCGTCGAGGACTGCGATGTGGAGACGACCGTGCCCGAGTGGCTGCGTCAGTTCGGCGAGACTGAGACCGGCATACCGGATACCGAAGGCCTCGCCATACCCGCGCAGGTGAACTACGTGGGCAAGGCCATGGATCTGGCGGCCCTGGGCTACAAATACCACGGCTCGGCCAACGTGGCGTCCAAGTATCTGCGCAACGGTTTCTTGTGGGACCGCATCCGCGTGCAGGGCGGGGCCTATGGCGCGTTCACCATGCTGGACCGCATGCGCGGCGTGCTGGCGTTCTGCTCCTACCGTGACCCGAACCTGGAGCGGACCCTCGAAGTCTATGACGAATCCGCGCGCCACCTGGCCGGCCTGGAAATGAGCGAAGATGCGCGGTCGAAGGCGATCATCGGCGCCATCAGCGACATCGACGCCTACATGCTGCCGGACGCCAAGGGGTACGCCTCCATGGCCCGCTACCTGACCGGCGATACGGACGAGTTGCGCCAGCAGATGCGCGAGGAGATTCTGAACACCACGGTGGAGGACATGCGCCGTTTCGGCGAGGTGGTTGTGCAGGGGCTCTCCCAGGCAAAGATATCCGTGCTCGGCGACCGCAACGCCATCGAGAGCTTCTGTGTGGAACAGGGCGTAGGCACAACCAAGTTGTTATAA